One genomic region from Muriicola soli encodes:
- a CDS encoding outer membrane beta-barrel family protein has protein sequence MRYPIFIILGLLPLLCIGQSYKVSGSVKDAEGKPLPYANVILLQVPDSTQIKGISADDNGRFILSDIAPDVYYLQAAYFGYSSVLVGLDIQRDIEIGAIVLEPDSEWLDEVLLMGKQPQIERKPDRIVFTVENTVVSEGNAFDILRRSPGVIVSNENMEIRGQQATVYLNNRKIQLSQDEIRDFLRGLSGNMISAVEVIPNPPASYQAEDGPILNIQTSTNVAPGYKGNIRVQAEQSVFPKYSLGTGHYFKSEKFNFFANYTVNPRKEFVDSEIGIRFIDPSNTIFADWNTENDIITRSWAQQGTMILDYNPSERDLLNLTANLSYSPNKEIRNEVFTEMRNGLGQIDSTLQNESSLDDDLFNISTDLSYERKLKKEGSFVKLNAHYTYYDFSRQQIGASDYFDSAGQFIRTFGFSTDARQDIGILTGQFDFYTPTESGNFETGIRGSSIRSNSTINYFDVNNTQPPFDIALSDVFEYDEEVGAVYASFYQDWGKWSLKAGLRGEQTHVEARSIALNEINTQDYFELFPSFFLNRKLGEDNSITLDYSRGLTRPKYSDLNPFRYFLNENDFDEGNPNLVPNFSHNFNLNLTIKDTYFIDFYYRDNGAFISRLTFQDNQNQTLREIKQNVLESTSYGVDLTLATSITPKWYLYFYNSVFYEDETFLAVESAIDSFTNKVSGYYGSLSNSFTLSKDGSFKGDASITYLSGFLYGSFQVSETAALNLGLRKSLWNNKAVLSLAAEDLLRKANPTFVSRYANQDNTFFGRRETQLVRLSFTYNFGNFKLNNADGEIQKKELQRLDNE, from the coding sequence GTGAGATACCCCATCTTCATCATTTTGGGCCTGCTTCCCTTGCTTTGCATTGGGCAGAGCTATAAGGTTTCGGGCTCCGTAAAGGATGCTGAGGGCAAACCCTTGCCGTACGCCAATGTTATTCTTCTTCAGGTACCAGACAGTACTCAGATCAAAGGGATATCGGCTGATGACAATGGACGATTTATCCTTTCCGACATCGCTCCGGATGTCTATTACCTTCAAGCCGCCTATTTTGGATACAGCTCAGTTTTGGTCGGACTCGACATACAACGCGATATAGAAATAGGAGCTATTGTCCTTGAACCGGACAGCGAATGGCTCGATGAGGTCTTGCTGATGGGAAAGCAACCCCAGATAGAGCGTAAACCGGATCGGATTGTGTTTACGGTGGAGAATACCGTGGTAAGTGAAGGCAATGCCTTTGACATCCTAAGGAGGTCGCCCGGCGTGATCGTATCAAATGAAAATATGGAGATACGGGGGCAGCAGGCTACCGTTTACCTCAACAACAGGAAGATACAGCTGTCCCAGGATGAGATCAGGGACTTCCTCAGGGGCCTTTCGGGAAATATGATCTCGGCGGTTGAGGTGATCCCCAATCCCCCGGCGAGTTATCAGGCCGAAGACGGCCCTATCCTCAACATTCAGACGTCCACCAATGTGGCTCCCGGATACAAGGGGAATATACGGGTTCAGGCAGAGCAATCAGTCTTTCCAAAATACAGTCTGGGTACCGGGCATTATTTTAAAAGCGAAAAATTCAACTTCTTTGCCAACTATACCGTCAATCCCAGAAAGGAATTTGTAGACTCTGAAATCGGGATTCGATTTATTGATCCTTCAAATACGATCTTTGCCGACTGGAATACCGAAAACGATATCATTACACGCTCCTGGGCGCAACAGGGCACGATGATCCTGGATTATAACCCCTCGGAACGCGACCTCCTCAACCTCACCGCTAACCTCAGTTACTCCCCTAACAAGGAAATCAGGAATGAGGTGTTTACCGAGATGAGGAATGGCCTGGGGCAGATTGATTCCACCCTGCAGAATGAAAGCTCCCTTGATGATGATCTTTTCAATATCTCTACCGACCTCAGTTACGAGCGCAAGCTTAAAAAAGAAGGCTCCTTTGTTAAACTCAACGCCCATTACACCTATTATGATTTCTCACGGCAGCAAATTGGGGCCAGTGATTATTTTGATTCGGCCGGACAGTTTATCAGGACCTTTGGTTTCTCTACCGATGCGCGGCAAGACATAGGGATCTTAACCGGACAATTTGATTTTTACACGCCTACGGAATCAGGGAATTTTGAGACGGGGATTCGGGGGTCTTCTATCAGGTCTAACAGCACCATCAACTATTTTGACGTCAACAACACCCAACCTCCTTTTGACATCGCGCTCTCGGATGTCTTTGAATACGACGAGGAGGTAGGGGCAGTCTATGCGAGCTTTTACCAGGACTGGGGCAAATGGTCATTAAAGGCCGGACTGCGGGGAGAACAAACCCATGTGGAGGCTCGCTCCATTGCTTTGAACGAGATCAACACCCAGGATTATTTTGAACTTTTCCCCTCCTTCTTCCTCAACAGGAAATTGGGAGAAGACAATAGTATTACCCTGGATTACAGTCGCGGTTTAACCCGTCCTAAATATTCAGACCTCAACCCCTTTCGCTACTTTCTCAATGAGAATGATTTTGATGAGGGAAACCCGAATTTAGTGCCCAATTTCAGTCATAATTTTAATCTCAACCTTACAATCAAGGACACTTATTTTATCGACTTCTATTATCGGGATAACGGGGCATTTATCAGCCGGCTAACCTTCCAGGACAACCAGAACCAGACCCTCAGGGAGATCAAGCAGAATGTCTTGGAGAGTACTTCTTATGGTGTAGACCTTACCCTGGCAACCTCCATTACTCCAAAATGGTATCTCTACTTCTACAATTCGGTCTTCTACGAGGACGAGACCTTCCTTGCCGTGGAAAGTGCTATCGATAGTTTTACCAATAAAGTTTCGGGCTACTACGGAAGTTTGAGCAACAGCTTCACCCTTTCTAAAGACGGAAGTTTTAAGGGGGATGCTTCAATCACCTACCTCAGTGGATTCCTCTACGGGTCTTTTCAGGTTTCAGAGACGGCAGCCCTTAATCTGGGGCTACGGAAATCGCTCTGGAACAACAAGGCTGTCCTTTCTCTGGCAGCCGAAGACTTGCTTCGCAAGGCCAATCCTACTTTCGTCTCGCGCTATGCCAACCAGGACAATACCTTTTTTGGCAGACGCGAAACACAGTTGGTACGCCTGAGCTTTACTTATAATTTCGGGAATTTCAAGCTCAATAATGCGGATGGGGAGATTCAGAAAAAAGAACTTCAACGACTTGATAACGAGTAA